A DNA window from Caretta caretta isolate rCarCar2 chromosome 7, rCarCar1.hap1, whole genome shotgun sequence contains the following coding sequences:
- the LOC125639487 gene encoding uncharacterized protein LOC125639487, which translates to MQSSSAQVTMMESQNRKRAWTEREVRDLIAVWGEESVLSELRSSFRNAKTFVKISQGMKDRGYNRDPKQCRVKLKELRQAYQKTREANGRSGSEPQTCRFYDELHAILGGSATTTPAVLFDSFNGDGGNTEAGFGDEEDDDEEEVVDSSQQASGETGFPDSQELFLTLDLEPVPPEPTQGCLLDPAGGEGTSAACVSMITGSSPSQRLVKLRKKKKRNRDEMFSELMLSSHIDRAQTNAWRQIMSECRKAQNDREERWRAEESKWRAEDRAEAQMWRQRDERRQDSMLRLLQDQTSMLQCMVELQQRQLEHRLPLQPLCNQPPSSPSSIASTPRRPRTRWGGLRPTSHSTTEDCPEKRRLSFNKF; encoded by the exons atgcagagctcatcagcacaggtgaccatgatggagtcccagaatcgcaaaagagcatggaccgaacgggaggtacgggatctgatcgctgtttggggagaggaatccgtgctatcagaactccgttccagttttcgaaatgccaaaacctttgtcaaaatctcccagggcatgaaggacagaggctataacagggacccgaagcagtgccgcgtgaaactgaaggagctgaggcaagcctaccagaaaaccagagaggcgaacggccgctccgggtcagagccccaaacatgccgcttctatgatgagctgcatgccattttagggggttcagcaaccactaccccagccgtgttgtttgactccttcaatggagatggaggcaatacggaagcaggttttggggacgaagaagatgatgatgaggaggaggttgtagatagctcacagcaagcaagcggagaaaccggttttcccgacagccaggaactgtttctcaccctggacctggagccagtaccccccgaacccacccaaggctgcctcctggacccagcaggcggagaagggacctctg ctgcatgtgtttcaatgatcacaggatcttctccttcccagaggctagtgaagcttagaaagaaaaaaaaacgcaatcgcgatgaaatgttctccgagctcatgctgtcctcccacattgacagagcacagacgaatgcgtggaggcaaataatgtcagagtgcaggaaagcacaaaatgaccgggaggagaggtggcgggctgaagagagtaagtggcgggctgaagacagggctgaagctcaaatgtggcggcagcgtgatgagaggaggcaggattcaatgctgaggctgctgcaggaccaaaccagtatgctccagtgtatggttgagctgcagcaaaggcagctggagcacagactgccactgcagcccctctgtaaccaaccgccctcctccccaagttccatagcctccacacccagacgcccaagaacgcggtgggggggcctccggccaaccagccactccaccacagaggattgcccagaaaaaagaaggctgtcattcaataaattttaa